Genomic window (Sulfurimonas sp.):
TTCAAAGTTTATTTGTGATGATTTTTTTGTTGAGTAGCTATAACCTTGTCCATCAATGAGTTTAAGTCTTAAGATGCCTGAGTCGTTTATGATCTCTGCTTTATTTGCATTGATGATTATTTCTTCTTTTTTGTTTTTGTTAAATAAAATAACATTAGAGTAAGTTTCATTACCATTATCTTTACCAATATAAAGAAGCCAGTTTCCAAAACTATGTCCAAATTCAGACGCACTTAGATTGAATTTTGCTTCACTTTTTTTGTATGAAACAAAATTACTAGAGAGCGTAGTGGAGTGTGGAAAAAGTATGAAAAAGTCAAAAAGTAAAAGAGCTGAAAGTAAAGCGGCAGGTTTTAAAAATGTCTTTAGTATAAAGTTTGGACGGATGCCAAGAGAAAACAGAACAACCATCTCGTTATCTGTTGAGAGTTTAAATAGTGAAAGTGTAGCCGCTATAAAAAATGTAAGAGGTAAAGTGTAAAATAAAATCTCTGGTAAAACAAAAGTATAAAGTTTTATCATATCTAAGATACTTAGTTGTATAACTGCTGTATATGTTGCGAGTTTAATCATAAATATAACAGATGCTATGGCAAACAGAGGCATAAACATCGATAAAAATATCATAAAAAGATTGTTGAGCATATATTTTCTAAGTTTATCCATGGTTAATAATTTGCCTCAATGTATGAAAGTATTGGTGAATCGTAGATAAAAACTATAAAAGTGGCTAGTGCTAAAAAAGGAACAAAAGGAACCCTTTGTTGTTCGGCTGATTTGTTTAGCATAAGTAGCATTATGGGTAAGGCTAAAATGGCAGATAAAAATATTGCCACAAGCGTTAGTTTTGCACCAAGTAAAGCTCCCATAGTTGCCGCGACCATTATGTCGCCTTCTCCCATTGCTTCGATAAAGGGTGCTCTGTCATAATGTTTATTCCATGTCGTTTTTGTTTTTAGTCCTGCTCTGTAAATGCTAGATGTTAAGTAGTAAGAAAGTGTAAATCTTAAAAGTGTAAAACCTCCTGCAAAAAGTAGAGCATTTTGAAAATTTACAAAAATTCCATCCAAGTTCCATGCTCCAAAAATAGCAAAAAAGATAGCTAGAAGGTTTAAGGAATCTGGAACCATTTTGTATCTAAAATCAATGATAGACAAGGCTAAAAGCATTAAAAACTCAAACCTATTAAAAGTAAAGGCAGAGATAAAGAGTATTTAGTAGCTAGTATTAGAAATATAAGACCAGAAATAAACTCTATTACTGGGTACTGAACGGAGATACTAGACT
Coding sequences:
- a CDS encoding prepilin peptidase, whose amino-acid sequence is MLLALSIIDFRYKMVPDSLNLLAIFFAIFGAWNLDGIFVNFQNALLFAGGFTLLRFTLSYYLTSSIYRAGLKTKTTWNKHYDRAPFIEAMGEGDIMVAATMGALLGAKLTLVAIFLSAILALPIMLLMLNKSAEQQRVPFVPFLALATFIVFIYDSPILSYIEANY
- a CDS encoding LptF/LptG family permease, with the protein product MDKLRKYMLNNLFMIFLSMFMPLFAIASVIFMIKLATYTAVIQLSILDMIKLYTFVLPEILFYTLPLTFFIAATLSLFKLSTDNEMVVLFSLGIRPNFILKTFLKPAALLSALLLFDFFILFPHSTTLSSNFVSYKKSEAKFNLSASEFGHSFGNWLLYIGKDNGNETYSNVILFNKNKKEEIIINANKAEIINDSGILRLKLIDGQGYSYSTKKSSQINFEIMYINDTMATDLATYRSPIEYWLSDERKESKTHMMITDVLLSLFPLISLFLVASIGVVHVRHQKGRIYLYLFLSILIFYGATLGLQKALVFYTIPFVLVTWLAGTYYIYKKTILERF